The following DNA comes from Sulfurimonas hongkongensis.
CGGCAGTTCCAACTGGAACAGTTGATTTGTCAACTATCACTGTGTAGTCCTCTATAGATTCACCTATGGTCTTTGCAACTGCTAAAACATATTTCAGATCCGCACTTCCGTCTTCACCCATAGGAGTTCCAACTGCTATAAAAATTATCTTAGACTCTCTAATAGCCCTAGTTGCATCTGTTGTGAAGTTTAGAGTTTTGTTTTTGTAATTTTCTAGCGTCATTTCTTCTAAACCAGGTTCATAAATTGGGATAATACCCTGCTTTAGCTCTTCAATCTTCTTTGCATCGATATCAACGCAAACGACTGAATTACCCATCTGAGCAAAGCAGACTCCACTAACCAAACCTACATAACCAGTTCCTATAACTGAAATCCTCATCAACAATCCCTAAAAAATTTAATTTAGGGATTTTACCTTAAAAAGGTTATAATCCGCCTTATTTAAAAATTTAAAATGGATGAAAAAAGATTGAAAAAACCTTTTGAGTGGGATGAGTATTCCGACCAACCAGCGCAACTAAAAGATAGAGTTTTTAAAACAAAAATGCGAAAGAGAGAGTTTTTCTCTTTTTTTAAAACATTTCTTATCTCACTCTTTGTATTTCCCATCTCCATAATTGCTATGCCCTATATACGAAGAAAACATGTAGCATCAAAGAGTTTTTTTTCCATGGGAGTTGATTATCAAAGAGAGAGTATAGAGAGCTTAAAACTCTTAGATGAGCTTGGAGTTGAGAGAATTTTAGTTAGACTTAAACTTTGGGAGCTTGATACTATACCTGAGTTAAAAGAGTTTCTAAAAAAAAATAAAAAGAGAAAAGTCATCTTAAAAATTCTTCAAGATAGAGAACATATAAAAGATTTAGAACTCTTAGAGAGAGACTTAAGAGCTATCTTTGCATCTCTTGATAGGCTTGTGGATATTTATGAGATTGGCTCAACCATCAACAGAGCTAAATGGGGATTTTTTAGTGTTGATGAGTATAACCGTTTTTATAAAGTAGCTTATGATTTAAAGAAATGTGAGTTTAAACATATAAAGCTTATTGGCAGTGGAGTAATAGACTTTGAATTTCATTTTTTAGCTCACACTCTTTTTAATTTTTTTAACTACAAGTATGATGGCGTAGCATCTTTACTCTATGTTGATAGACGCGGTGCACCTGAGAATACTCAACTAGGCTTTAATCTCTCAGATAAAATAGCTTGGCTTAGTACAATGGTTTGGCTCTCTTTAAAGAGCAAACATGCACTACACATAACAGAAGCAAACTGGCCCATCAGCAATACTGCACCATACGCACCAACAAGCGAATTTGAGTGTGTTAGTGAAAAACTTTATGCTGAGTATATGCTAAGATATCATCTTCTAGCTTTTGCATCTCAGCAGGTTGATTCTCTCTCATGGCATCAGCTTATTGCTGCTGGTTATGGTTTGGTTGACAACAGAGAAGGACTTAGAAAAAGAGAGGCTTTTGAAGTCTATAGGTTTATGGTTGATAACCTAAAAGATGCACAGTTTTTAAGGCTTGATATAAAAAGAGGCTACTATATATTTCAATGTTTAGTAGAAAATAAACTACTACAAATCCACTGGTCGCTAAAAGATACTACTCTAAAAAATGAAGAGTACTTTAGTGTCTACTCAATGACTGGCCTCGCGATACAAGACAAAACTCTTAATATTGGCTCATCACCACTATATATATACATCAATGACTCGGTATAATTGCGAATATGAATAAAAAGAATCTAAATGGTGCATAAAAATCAATTCACCCAAATATCTTCGCTAATCCTGTTTAGTTTTTTAGTTCTAATGTCCATCAGACTAACTCTTTATAACTTCTACACAGAGGACTTTGCAGATCTAAGCACTACTGAATTTTACGCGTCACTCTTTATGGGCTTTCGTGTAGATATGATAACGATTTTTACTTTTTCTTCTATCTTTGTTTTAGCTCTAATTTTTCTTAAAAGACCTAAACACAGAGCTATAGTTGCTCTTCTTTGGGCTGTCATCTTAAACATTATCTTTGTTATTAGTTTTAGTGATGTACTTTACTATGACTATATACATAGACATATCTCAAACGAGATTTTTCATTTAGGTGATGATATGGATATTATCATCAACATGGCGTTTGGCTCTATGCTTTTTTACACTCTTGGTGCATCTCTTTTAAGTGCTCTATTTTTATACTCTGTTTATAGATTTTTCTCGCATTGTCCTAAAGAGTTTATCTCTTCAAAAAAGTTAGCCCTTTTCACCTTTATAACTATCCTAGTTATATTTCTTGGCATCAGAAACAACCTAGGAGGCAAGAGTTTTGGAAGTAGTGATGCCTTTGCGGTAAACAAAGTAAGTAGTGGAAACTTAGCACTCAATGGTTTTTTTACCATTTATAGAACTGCTAAAAAAACAGCTAAACATAATCTTATGAGTCTTGAAGATGCCATAAAGATAAGTAAAGATGCGCTAAAGACTCCAAATGCACCTTTTGTAGATAAAGAGTATCCACTCCTTCGTAAATATCCTTTTAAGAGTGTCCAAAAGTACAATGTTGTTATAATTCTTTTAGAATCTTTTGGGGCTGAGCATGTTGATGGATTTACTCGTTACAAAGAGTTAAATGTAACTCCTTACTTTAAAAAACTAAGCGAGGAAGGTCTAAAGTTTACAAACTTCTACTCAAATGGCTACCGCTCAATTTTTGGTATAACTTCTATCTTTACAGGCATCACTATTCCAGCTGGAGCTCAATATTTAGGCAAAGGTTTAGAACTCTCTAACCTCAGCTATCTTGGGAATGTTGCAAAAGAAAATGGCTACTCAACTCTCTCTATGCAAGCTTCTAACGGACGTTCATATAGAGTAGATGCAGTAAGTGCACTATCTGGTTTTGATGAATATTATGGTGCAGGAGATATGCCAAATGTTGAAGTTGTAGATGAGGGCAGAGGTCCACTCACTGGAACATACGACTTCAATATGCTTGACTTTTACCATAAAAAACTAAACACCCTAAAAGAGCCTTTTTTAAGCTTTGCCTTTACTAGCAGCACTCACTCAGATTTTTATCTCCCAAGTGCAAAATTTGAGAGATATCCACATGATCTTAAAAACTATAATGGAGCTCTAAATGCTTACATATATGCAGATGACTCTATAAAGCGCTTTATGGAGAGTGTAAAGAGTGAGCCGTGGTTTGATAGGACTATTTTTATCTTTACCTCAGATCATGGAAGCGGAGATGCACTAAATCCTATTGCAAGAAAGTATCGCCCAGATGACAAACCCTTAATGCCAATAGAACATTTTAGGATTCCGCTTATAATCTACGCTCCAAAGATTTTTCAACCAAAAGAGATTAAAACTTTAGGTGGACATAACGATATTTTTCCAACAATAGTAGATATGCTGGGTCTAAAGGCTGAGATAACAACGATGGGAAGCTCACTCTTTGATAAAGATATAAGTGAGAGATTTGTCTATTTTTACGCTGGAAATCTTATAGGTCTCATCACTAACAGTGGCTATATAAAGTACAACTTTAAAAATATAGTTGAAAAAGATGTAGAAAATGAAAATCTTATAGCTAAAATGAAGAAACTTCTTTTTGCAATAGATACAGCAGAAGCTGGACTTTTAGAAAAAAACAGGTGGACAAAATGAGGATACTAATTATTTTACCAAATTGGTTAGGAGATGCCATCATGGCTACTCCCGCCATTGAGCTTCTAGCAAAATACTATCATAACCCTAAATTTACCTTTGTTGGTAGCCATGTTAGCATCGAAGCTCTAAAGCATCATCCACTTTGCGAACGTGCCATAGTAGATGAGACAAAAAAAGCACCAAACAGATTTTTAGCTACATACAAACTAGCTCGTGAACTAGGCGAATTTCATCTGGCTATAAGCTTTAGAAACCAACTTCATGCAACTCTTCTTTTAAGATTTAGCAAAACAGTTACTTGCATCTCAAGACGCTCATGGCACTCCATGTTTTTACTCTCTCACACTCCAAACATCAAGACCAATCAGCATCTTGTAAAACAGTATGCCAAGCTTGCGATGTGTGATGTTGATAGTTGGGATGGAGAGGCTTTAAAACTAAAGCTCTATATTGAGCCAAAACTCTTTGATAAACCAACTTTAGGAATAAACGCAGGTGCCACTTATGGAAGTGCAAAACGCTGGTACCCAAAAAGGTTTGCAGAGGTCGCTCGTGAGTTCTCAGATAGATACGATATCATAATCTTTGGCGGACCAAATGAGGTTGATGTAGCGAATGAGATAGAGTCGTATTTAAAATCTTTCAATATAAATAACTACAAAAATCTAGCGGGAAAAACAGATATAAAAGAGCTTTGTGCAAACATAGCAGGCTGTTCTTTATTTGTCACTAATGATAGTGGTCCTATGCACGCCGCAGCTGCATATCAAGTACCTACAGTTGCCATTTTTGGACCAACAAGGCACAAAGAGACTTCACAATGGATGAATGAAAAAAACTCCCTTATAAGACATGAGATGGAGTGTTCACCTTGTATGAAGCGAGAGTGTCCACTTAAACATCATGAGTGCATGAAGAGCATCACGTCTTTAGAGGTTATAGAGACAATCAAGGGCATGGATACCTAAGTGTATGATTACCTCATAATAGGAGCGGGAGCAGCAGGCTGTAGCATCGCTCATTTTTTAAAAAAAGCTGGAAAAAATGTAGCCATCATAGATAGAGATGGCGTTGCTTCAGGTGCCAGTGGTGCTGCTGGTGCATTTCTCTCCCCACTTGCAGGAAAGAAAAATCTTTATAACTCTTTTGTAAACGACTCACTTAGCTTTTCTTTAGACTTTTATAAAAAACTATCAAGTGAGTCTCTTATAAAAAGAGGAGTTTTGAGAGTTGCAGATAAAAACTTCTCAAAAGAGACTCTAAATGAGTTAAAAAATGAACACTACTCATCAAAAAAACTTCAAACTCTTTGTAGTGATTTTAAAGAGATTGAAGGCTTTTTTTATAAAAATGCTGGACATATAAATCCAGCTGAGATTTCAAAGAAAATGATAGCGGAATGTGACTTTTACAAAAAAGAGATAGTAGAGCTAACATATAAAGAAGGAGTATATGAAGCTGATGGAGTAAGAGCAAAAAGCGTCATACTAACTCAAGGGGTAAGTAGTTCCTTAGTTGATGCTCCATATATAGAGATAAACCCTATTTTTGGACTAAGACTAGATGCAAAAACAACTACAAAAATCCCTTTTAATATCCATAAATCTATCTCCATCTCTACAAATAAAAAAGATAACACTATAGCCATCGGAGCTACTCAGCAAAGGCACGACTCTACTCAAATGCTTTGCAATACAAGTTGTGATAAATGCAGTTTTTACGTAGATGATCAAAAGGCACAAGTTGAGTATCTTCTAAAAAAAGCATACGAGCTAATAGAGTTAAAAGATTTAGAAGTTATAAAAACATACAAAGGTGCTAGAGCTAGCATAAAGAGTTATTTTCCTGTAGTTGGAGAGCTTATAGATTATGAGGCTACACTAGAGAAACATCCATCTATAAAAAATGGAACAAAAATTCCAAAAGAGTCTCTACTCTACCATCAAAACATCTATATCATAAATGCTTTAGGCTCAAGAGGTTTTGTTTTTGCTCCATACTTAGCAAAGATTTTGAGCCAATACCTCTTAGAAAAAAAAGAGATTGCTGATGAGATATCAACACAAAAATTATTTTTTAAGTACGCTAGAAAAAAAAGAGATTAAAAAGCGAATCTTACCCCAATATAAGCAGATCTATTATAATTTATATCTCCGCCTTTGTTACTATCATAGTTAGTATCTATTGATCTATACCCAACAGTTACATATCCATTAGTGATTAACTCAACATCTAAGGACACACGGTACTCTAAAAAGCTTTCTGCGTCTTGCATTGATAGAACTTCAGGTGCATAATATGCAGCTCCCTTAAGATATAGTGGAATCGCACCATTAAGTATTTTATAAGTAGCTTCTATTCCTAGTGGAATACTGCTAAAGTTTTTAGTCCCATTTAATTTAATACCCAGACCTAAAACTAAGTCTGAAGATCCAACTCTTTTTTGCATAAGAAAGTTAGCTTCATAATAGGCATTCATGTCACCATTGTCATTAAAATCACTATGATCTTCATCGCCATGAAGTATCTTAGCACCTATAAAAACAGTATCAGGATCAACTGCTTCATTGAACTGACCCATATCAACTTTTGCACCAAATTCTAAATCTTTATCGTTAATATTTAGCTCTACATTGTGCATTGCAAAAGCAGAAGCTGCACAAAGTGCTATTAGTCCAAGTTTTTTTAACATGAAGTTCCTTGTATTTTTTGGATTGTTTTTGTTGTACTTTTGCCATCGACAAAACCAACAAGCTTTAACTCACAAGCAAACTCAGTTCCAACTACATCCTTCCCCTCATAATCTCCACCTTTTACAAGAGTATAGGGTTTTATCATCTTTATAAGTTCATAAGGAGTATCATCTTCAAAAGGGACTACAAAGTCAACTGCTTCAAGAGCTGCAAGTATATAAGCTCTATCTTCGGCAAGATTTACAGGGCGATTTGGTCCTTTAAGTCTAGAAACTGAGGCATCTGAATTTAGTCCAACTATAAGCACATCTCCGAAGCTTTTAGCCTCTTGAAGATACTTAACATGACCAACATGTAAAATATCAAAACAACCATTTGTAAAGACAATCTTTTTGCCATTTGCTCTATAACGTTCTACTATTTTGTTTATATCTTCAAAACTCTTTATATGTGCATCTGAGGTGCTCTTATGCAGAGTGGCTTCATACTCTTCTATCTCATCAAGTGTAACTGTAGCAGAACCTAGCTTTCCAACGACAACGCCAGCAGCAAGGTTTGCAAAAGATGCTGCATCTTCAATGCTTTTTGAAGTGCTAAGAGCAAATGCAATAGATGCAATAACCGTGTCTCCAGCACCAGTTACATCAAAAACCTCTTTTGCTACAGTGGCAAAACGCTTTAACTCATTTTCATATGTAGCTATTCCACCCTCTGAGAGTGTTATTAGTGAAATATTTAGATTTACTTCATCTTTAAGTTTAACAAGAGCCGCCTCTAAGGATTCATCATCTTTTATATCTATATTAGTGGCTAGCATTGCCTCTTTTTTGTTTGGAGTCAAAAGATATGCACCTCTATACTTTGAGAAGTCATTTCCTTTTGGATCTACTAAAACCTTTACACCATTTTCATTTGCCAAAGTTATAACGCTTTGACAAAGTGAAGCTGTTAAAACCCCTTTGCCATAATCAGATAAAATCAGTGTATCAAAAGAAGCAATATTTTTAGTGATGGACTCTATTATCTTAAATGTGCTCTCTTCTTTTATCTCATCTTTACTCTCTTTATCATATCTTAGTATCTGCTGACTAACTGCTATGATACGACTCTTTTTAGAGGTATTTCTTCCCTTTTGAACTATAATATTTGAGCTATCAACGCTGATGG
Coding sequences within:
- the waaF gene encoding lipopolysaccharide heptosyltransferase II, whose translation is MRILIILPNWLGDAIMATPAIELLAKYYHNPKFTFVGSHVSIEALKHHPLCERAIVDETKKAPNRFLATYKLARELGEFHLAISFRNQLHATLLLRFSKTVTCISRRSWHSMFLLSHTPNIKTNQHLVKQYAKLAMCDVDSWDGEALKLKLYIEPKLFDKPTLGINAGATYGSAKRWYPKRFAEVAREFSDRYDIIIFGGPNEVDVANEIESYLKSFNINNYKNLAGKTDIKELCANIAGCSLFVTNDSGPMHAAAAYQVPTVAIFGPTRHKETSQWMNEKNSLIRHEMECSPCMKRECPLKHHECMKSITSLEVIETIKGMDT
- a CDS encoding LTA synthase family protein, with amino-acid sequence MVHKNQFTQISSLILFSFLVLMSIRLTLYNFYTEDFADLSTTEFYASLFMGFRVDMITIFTFSSIFVLALIFLKRPKHRAIVALLWAVILNIIFVISFSDVLYYDYIHRHISNEIFHLGDDMDIIINMAFGSMLFYTLGASLLSALFLYSVYRFFSHCPKEFISSKKLALFTFITILVIFLGIRNNLGGKSFGSSDAFAVNKVSSGNLALNGFFTIYRTAKKTAKHNLMSLEDAIKISKDALKTPNAPFVDKEYPLLRKYPFKSVQKYNVVIILLESFGAEHVDGFTRYKELNVTPYFKKLSEEGLKFTNFYSNGYRSIFGITSIFTGITIPAGAQYLGKGLELSNLSYLGNVAKENGYSTLSMQASNGRSYRVDAVSALSGFDEYYGAGDMPNVEVVDEGRGPLTGTYDFNMLDFYHKKLNTLKEPFLSFAFTSSTHSDFYLPSAKFERYPHDLKNYNGALNAYIYADDSIKRFMESVKSEPWFDRTIFIFTSDHGSGDALNPIARKYRPDDKPLMPIEHFRIPLIIYAPKIFQPKEIKTLGGHNDIFPTIVDMLGLKAEITTMGSSLFDKDISERFVYFYAGNLIGLITNSGYIKYNFKNIVEKDVENENLIAKMKKLLFAIDTAEAGLLEKNRWTK
- the rfaE1 gene encoding D-glycero-beta-D-manno-heptose-7-phosphate kinase, which produces MNAFKNYIPKILVIGDLMIDHYLWGSCERISPEAPVQVVDIAKETTLLGGAGNVINNLKALGADVSVCSVIGDDDNGVELKEMLSAISVDSSNIIVQKGRNTSKKSRIIAVSQQILRYDKESKDEIKEESTFKIIESITKNIASFDTLILSDYGKGVLTASLCQSVITLANENGVKVLVDPKGNDFSKYRGAYLLTPNKKEAMLATNIDIKDDESLEAALVKLKDEVNLNISLITLSEGGIATYENELKRFATVAKEVFDVTGAGDTVIASIAFALSTSKSIEDAASFANLAAGVVVGKLGSATVTLDEIEEYEATLHKSTSDAHIKSFEDINKIVERYRANGKKIVFTNGCFDILHVGHVKYLQEAKSFGDVLIVGLNSDASVSRLKGPNRPVNLAEDRAYILAALEAVDFVVPFEDDTPYELIKMIKPYTLVKGGDYEGKDVVGTEFACELKLVGFVDGKSTTKTIQKIQGTSC
- a CDS encoding YfaZ family outer membrane protein; the protein is MLKKLGLIALCAASAFAMHNVELNINDKDLEFGAKVDMGQFNEAVDPDTVFIGAKILHGDEDHSDFNDNGDMNAYYEANFLMQKRVGSSDLVLGLGIKLNGTKNFSSIPLGIEATYKILNGAIPLYLKGAAYYAPEVLSMQDAESFLEYRVSLDVELITNGYVTVGYRSIDTNYDSNKGGDINYNRSAYIGVRFAF
- a CDS encoding NAD(P)/FAD-dependent oxidoreductase, with product MYDYLIIGAGAAGCSIAHFLKKAGKNVAIIDRDGVASGASGAAGAFLSPLAGKKNLYNSFVNDSLSFSLDFYKKLSSESLIKRGVLRVADKNFSKETLNELKNEHYSSKKLQTLCSDFKEIEGFFYKNAGHINPAEISKKMIAECDFYKKEIVELTYKEGVYEADGVRAKSVILTQGVSSSLVDAPYIEINPIFGLRLDAKTTTKIPFNIHKSISISTNKKDNTIAIGATQQRHDSTQMLCNTSCDKCSFYVDDQKAQVEYLLKKAYELIELKDLEVIKTYKGARASIKSYFPVVGELIDYEATLEKHPSIKNGTKIPKESLLYHQNIYIINALGSRGFVFAPYLAKILSQYLLEKKEIADEISTQKLFFKYARKKRD